A region from the Flavobacterium enshiense genome encodes:
- the bshB1 gene encoding bacillithiol biosynthesis deacetylase BshB1, producing MKLDILAFGSHPDDVELGCGATIAKEISLGKKVGIVDLTRGELGTRGSAEIRDEESAKAAKMLGVTVRENLRFRDGFFVNDETHQLEIIKMIRKYKPEIVLCNAVDDRHIDHAKGSKLVSDACFLSGLRRIETEADGAQQEAWRPNLVYHYIQWKNIEPDFVVDVTGFVEKKVEAIMAYSSQFYEPNSNEPITPIATKNFKDSLIYRAQDLGRLIGTDFGEGFTVERYLAVNSLGDLR from the coding sequence ATGAAATTAGATATACTTGCCTTTGGGTCGCATCCCGATGATGTTGAGTTAGGCTGCGGAGCAACGATTGCTAAAGAAATCTCGTTGGGAAAGAAAGTAGGAATTGTTGATTTGACAAGAGGTGAGCTGGGAACCAGAGGCTCGGCTGAAATACGTGATGAAGAATCAGCCAAAGCGGCTAAAATGCTGGGGGTTACTGTTCGTGAAAATTTGAGGTTCCGTGACGGATTTTTTGTAAATGATGAAACCCATCAGTTGGAAATTATCAAGATGATTCGAAAGTATAAGCCGGAAATCGTTTTGTGCAATGCGGTAGACGATAGGCATATCGACCATGCAAAAGGAAGTAAGTTGGTTTCCGATGCTTGTTTTCTTTCCGGGTTACGCCGAATAGAAACCGAGGCGGACGGAGCACAGCAGGAAGCATGGCGACCGAATTTAGTCTACCATTATATACAGTGGAAAAACATCGAACCTGATTTTGTAGTGGACGTAACCGGGTTTGTCGAAAAAAAGGTTGAAGCAATTATGGCTTACAGTTCGCAATTTTATGAGCCTAATTCCAACGAACCGATTACGCCAATAGCCACAAAAAACTTTAAAGACAGTCTGATTTACCGGGCTCAGGACCTTGGAAGGCTCATTGGAACTGATTTTGGCGAAGGATTTACGGTTGAAAGATATTTGGCTGTCAATAGTTTAGGAGATTTGCGATAA